DNA from Pristiophorus japonicus isolate sPriJap1 unplaced genomic scaffold, sPriJap1.hap1 HAP1_SCAFFOLD_3492, whole genome shotgun sequence:
AGACTTCCGCAAACTGCTGCTCAGGATAGCCAGCCAGATCCAAACCGTAATGTGGGTCAGTGAACACCTTTCCCTTCTGTTCAGTGAATGTTCGGGTCAGCAATCGCCACACCCTCaccgtgacactgatatacccctcactgtgacactgatatacccctcactgtcacattgatatacccctcactgtcacattgatatacccctcactgtcacactgatatactccacactgtcacactgatatactccacactgtcacactgatatactccacactgtcacactgatatacccctcactaacactgatatacccctcactgacacactgatatactccacactgtaacactgatatacccctcactaacactgatatcccCCTCACTGTCacattgatatactccacactgtaacactgatataccccacactgtcacactgatatactccacactgtaacactgatataccccacactgtaacactgatatacccctcactaacactgatatccccctcactgtcacactgatatccccctcactgtaacactgatataccccacacccctcactgtaacactgatataccccacagccctccctgtgacactgatataccccacactgtaacactgatatccccctcactgtaacactgatataccccacacccctcactgtaacactgatataccccacacccctcattgtaacactgatataccccacacccctcactgtaacactgatataccccacagccctccctgtaacactgatctatCCACATGTGGAGTTTGGAACCTGCCTGTGTTAGAATCACTGCGCTGGAGGCCGTGGACTGAGGTTGTCATATTCTGGATCATTGCCTGGGCAGCTGGAATCTTTACCACTGCTTTCACATTCACATTCCTTGATGCTGCAATCCTTTCCAAGGGAGGCTTGGCTGAGGCAGCACTGGCCCAGTGGGAGGATGGCAGGTCTGGGGAGGATTCTTACATCCAATTCCACAGtgtttacagcccagaaacaggcattTCAGCCCAACCGGCCTGTGCCGATGATTATGCTgcacgcgagcctcctcccactctctctgcctctcaccctgTCAGCACAGCAGGGTCAGTGAGTGCTGGGTCGGGGTTGGGGTCTCTGCTGGTGTGTTGCGACAGATGGACTGCTCTTTCCCCTGAAATTTCAGGGCCTGGAGCGTTCTGATTGGTCCCCGCTGGAGTTCAGGGAGACCTTGACGCCTCTAAATTGTTGTTTTTTCTTCCTTAGGAGAAGACAAAAGAGCTCGCAGCCAAACAGAAAGAGCAGTAAGTAGCAGGCAGCACCCTGCGATGGGGGATttagggggtggttgggggggggggggtgggggatgtagGGGTTGGGTGGGGTCGGGTATAGGGGGAGGGGGTTTCGAAtgtagggggcggggggggtgtaagGGGTGGGGgtctgtggggggtggggatcTGTGGGGGGCAGCTGTAAGGGGTGTAGGGGGTGGGGGGTGTAGGGGGTGGGTGGGGTCGGGTATAGGGGGTGGGGGTTTCGAATGTAGGGGGtgtagggggcgggggggtgtaagGGGTGGGGGTctgtgggggggctgggtgtggggggtggggatctgtggggggaagctgttaggggtgtagggggtggggggtgtcgggGGTGGGTGGGGTCGTGGCTGCACCTGACCCCACCCAATACCTACACCCATCACGCCTCCCTTAAATGTGTCAGTGCAATCGGCTCCAATCACTCCATGTTCTCAGCTCCCACACCCTCAGAGCCCAGCAATGGCGCActgtctgtgttcaagtctctaAGTGAGAGTGACTATGCTGGATCCTTGCCACCATTCATTCTCTGGATGGTTATAATGTAcctgacacccctcactgtattacTGATTTATGATCGCGCTACCTCTTAAAGAGGTATCACATCATCCAACAAGGTGCTTTCAATCAGGCAGAACGTGGcattgtttcatctgaaagacggtccctccgacagtgcggcgctccctcagtactgcccctccgacagtgcggcgctccctcagtactgcacctccgacagtgcggcgctccctcagcactgccgctccgacagtgcggcgctccctcagtactgcacctccgacagtgcggcgctccctcagtactgcccctccgacagtgcagcactccctcagtactgcccctccgacagtgcggcgctccctcagtactgcccctccgacagtgcggcgctccctcagtactgcccctccgacagtgcggcactccctcagtacagaccctccgacagtgcagcactccctcagtactgcccctctgacagtgtggcgctccctcagtactgcccctccgacattgcggcgttccctcagtactacccctcccacagtgcggcgctccctcagtactgcccctccgactgtgcggcactccctcagtactatccctctgacagtgcggcgctccctcagtactgcccctctgacagtgcagcgctccctcagtactgcactggtattatttgaagaagagcaggggagctctccccgtgccctggccaatatttatccctcaaccaacatcactaacaaacaggtGATCTAGTcaatgtcacattgctgtgtgtgggagcttgctgtgcgcaaattcgctgctgccttcccacattacaatagcgactgcactccaaaagtacttcattggctgtgaagtggtaaaaggggctatataaatgcaagttctgactTTCTCAGACTATGGGCTGGGGTGCTGGAGTGGGCTTGCACCCAGCAGTGAGAGCGCCCCGAGCTGGCACATGGATACCGTCAGTCACATGTCAGCGCCACAACCAATCACAGATTGACCTGGAGGCagtggggttgtgtggaggacaggaCCTGAAGACTGGACCGATGCATGCCCTGTAAAGTGCATCTGTAACAGTGTGAGAGGGGCCCAGGGGGGGAGCGGGGCGCGGCAGGGAGGCCCGAGGGTGGTGGGagctgcgggggggtggggggagcggagccCGGGGATGGATGGAGCGGGGGGGCTGGGAGAGAGAACAGGAGTTGGTCGCGGGGgtagtggtgggggtggggcccggggagggggggtgcgggaggtggcccggggtggggagaggggcccgggggtgggagtggggcccgggggtggaagtggggagcggggcccgggggtgggagtggggagaggggcctgggggtggaagtggggagaggggcccgggggtggaagtggggagtggggcccgggggtggaagtggggagtggggcccgggggtggaagtggggagtggggcccgggggtggaagtggggagcggggcccgggggtggaagtggggagcggggcccgggggtggaagtggggagcggggcccgggggtggaagtggggagcggggcccgggggtggaagtggggagcggggcccgggggtgggagtggggcccgggggtggaagtggggagcggggcccgggggtggaagtggggagtggggcctgggggtggaagtggggagaggggcctgggggtggaagtggggagtggggcccgggggtgggagtggggcccgggggtggaagtggggagtggggcctgggggtggaagtggggagcggggcccgggggtggaagtggggagtggggcctgggggtggaagtggggagcggggtccgggggtggaagtggggagtggggcccgggggtggaagtggggagcggggcctgggggtggaagtggggagcggggtccgggggtggaagtggggagtggggtctgggggtggaagtggggagaggggcccgggggtggaagtggggagcggggtccgggggtggaagtggggagcggcccgggggtggaagtggggagtggggcccgggggtggaagtggggagaggggcctgggggtggaagtggggagcggcctgggggtggaagtggggagcggggtccaggggtggaagtgggggtggggcctgGGGGTGGAAGTGGCGAGCGgcctgggggtggaagtggggagtggggcccgggggtggaagtggggagaggggtccgggggtggaagtggggagtggggcctgggggtggaagtggggagcgGCCTGGGGGTGAGGAGTGGGCCTGGGGCGCGGGGACGCTTCCTACGTCGCAGCCCTCAGTGAGATAGAGCACACTATGCCCAGCTGGTgtgttgggtccaattctgggcaccttacTTTAGGAATGGTGTCACgggcttggagagggtgcggaggagatttactcaaatgtttccggggatgagggacttcagttacgtggagtgactggagaagctggggctgttctccttggagcagagaaggttgagaggagaagtgttcaaaatcagggTTTATATAGAATAAATACGGAGAAATGATTTTCAGTTGCAGGAGGGtttgtaaccagagggcacagatttaaggtgactggcaaaagacccAGGGTGGGGATGAGGGGAAAAATATTAAcgcaacgagttgttgtgatcgggaacgcgctgcctgaaagggcggtgggagcagattcaactttCAAACGTTAATTGAAGAAATACTTGGAAAGAAAActtgtgcagggctgtggggaacgggcaggggagtGAAACTgaggggatcgctctgtcacagagccagcacaggctcgatgggtcgaatggcctccttctctgctgtaacatTCTGTGATTCTGAGAATTCCTCTTCTGTACTGCTCTCCCCACCCTGCACCGTGTAATTTGCTTGTTTGGTGTCATGTTGTGACTGACCTTCACCATACGGTGTTTGCCGTCAGTGCCAGTGAGGAGGCCCCTGCCATCGGTCTGACCGAACTGATCCCGGGACTGCGGCCGCTCGTCTACTGGATGGCCAACTCCATCGAACTGCTGCACTTCATTCAGCACGAGGTTCCCACACTGTTAGCATGGGAGCAGCACAAGGACCAGTACGGTGAGTGCACACGCATAATGGCGTATCGTTTCGTGTACGGGGGTCACGGCACGCGAGGTCACGGCACGCGAGGTCACACACATTGGACAGCCCAACGCTCTCGTGTGCATCTTCCCGTTTGTAGCCACAGCCCGTTCCcatggggcaatgctgggtgtaACAAGGCCGCAGTAAAGTCCGTGCTGTCCTGTGTTACTGCTCACATTGCGTCATTGCCTCTCACAGTGCAACAGACAAAACAGAAGTTTGCCAAAGATTTATGAATGATGACAGCGGTCCTttaaatgcaacaacaacaacttgtatttatatagcacctttaacacaatgaaatgtcccaaggcgcttcacaggagtattatgtgataaaaatttgacatcgagccgcttaagtagaaattaggacagatgaccaaaagcttggtgaaagaggccggttttaaggagcgtcttgaaggaggatagagagtcagaggggtttagtgagggagttccagagcttggggcccaggcaacagaaggcacggccaccgatggtggagcgactaTAATCTGGGATAGTCAGGACGGatagtcagaattagaggagcgcagacatctcagaaggattatggggctggaggagattacagagttagggaggggcatggccatggagggatttgaaaacaaggatgagaattttgtcaGAGACGGTCAGTGGGTCTGGTGTCGGGGAGACGGTCAGTGGGTCTGGTGttggggagagggtcagtgggtctggtgttggggagagggtcagtgggtctggtgttggggagagggtcagtgggtctggtgttggggagagggtcagtgggtctggtgttggggagagggtcagtgggtctggtgttggggagagggtcagtgggtcTGGTGTCGGGGAGACGGTCAGTGGGTCTGGTGttggggagagggtcagtgggtctggtgttggggagagggtcagtgggtctggtgttggggagagggtcagtgggtctggtgttggggagagggtcagtgggtctggtgttggggagagggtcagtgggtctggtgttggggagagggtcagtgggtcTGGTGTCGGGGAGACGGTCAGTGGGTCTGGTGttggggagagggtcagtgggtctggtgttggggagagggtcagtgggtctggtgttggggagagggtcagtgggtcTGGTGTTGGGGAGACGGTCAGTGGGTCTGGTGTTGGGGAGACGGTCAGTGGGTCTGGTGttggggagagggtcagtgggtctggtgttggggagagggtcagtgggtctggtgttggggagagggtcagtgggtctggtgttggggagagggtcagtgggtcTGGTGTTGGGGAGACGGTCAGTGGGTCTGGTGttggggagagggtcagtgggtctggtgttggggagagggtcagtgggtcTGGTGTCGGGGAGACGGTCAGTGGGTCTGGTGttggggagagggtcagtgggtcTGGTGTCGGGGAGACGGTCAGTGGGTCTGGTGTTGGGGAGACGGTCAGTGGGTCTGGTGTCGGGGAGACGGTCAGTGGGTCTGGTGttggggagagggtcagtgggtctggtgttggggagagggtcagtgggtcTGGTGTTGGGGAGACGGTCAGTGGGTCTGGTGTCGGGGAGACGGTCAGTGGGTCTGGTGttggggagagggtcagtgggtctggtgttggggagagggtcagtgggtcTGGTGTCGGGGAGACGGTCAGTGGGTCTGGTGttggggagagggtcagtgggtcTGGTGTTGGGGAGACGGTCAGTGGGTCTGGTGTCGGGGAGACGGTCAGTGGGTCTGGTGttggggagagggtcagtgggtcTGGTGTCGGGGAGACGGTCAGTGGGTCTGGTGttggggagagggtcagtgggtcTGGTGTTGGGGAGACGGTCAGTGGGTCTGGTGttggggagagggtcagtgggtctggtgttggggagagggtcagtgggtcTGGTGTCGGGGAGACTGGAGACTCAGTGGGTTGGTGCACTGTTGCTGACGCTGAGACACCAGCCACTGATGTAACAAACCAAGGCACCAATTGCTCCTGTTCTCAGTGTCCGAGCTTCTGATCACAGTCCAGCTGTCCTGGGCAGTGGGCATACACTGACaggcaggccccccccccccccccgccccgtcacaCACCGTGGGGCAGAGTTGACCGTGGGACTGGCTGAACCCTCCCTGTACAGGTAATATCGCATTGGAAAGGATGGTGATCCCTAACACTCCCTGGGCGGTCCCTCACTGACCATCGCAACCCCAGTGAGAAGAGCAGTAAAGTTTAAATAAATGTGAACACACCATCCTCATAATCTTGTCCCCTTTAAAGGGTAGTTGTCTTCATGAAGAACATTTGATAAACAcatagaacacacacacacacaaacacatgtgcgtgagagtgtgttgaTCAGTTTTGTTGCGATTTACTGGCCGATCAGGTGGTTGTGATTGGGCCTGCGGTGATATGAAATGTTTGATGTTTGTTTTTTGACCCCTGACCTCCCCTTCACCATATCTGCACAGGTTGCCATGCCGACCAGCTTTCAGCCACCAAGGTGGCCAGTGAAGAGGCCATGACTGTGCTGGAGGAGGTCATCATGTTCACCTTCCAGCAGTCTGTCTACTACCTCACCAAGGTCAGTGCCTGCCCTGCGAAACGGCCCATGCTGCCCTGCGTTGCTGCCCATTTGTGGACCCCATCCCACCCAACTCAGCTGGTGTGGGGGGCACCGAATGACACACCGCTCGGGGAGAGGAGAGAAACAGCAGCTCTTTCATTATAACAGAGAAGATTAGGAGGAGGTCTGATAGAGACGTTCAAAATGATGACAGATTTGATAAGATAAGCCGAgactcagtgggtatcactcttgctgtgtgtctgtgtgtgtgggtgagcgcAGTGTGCGTGAGTGTGGAGACTGGGCTTCTCTGTGAGTGCAGTGTGTGGAGGAGCTCTGGGTCTCGGGAGCGAGAGCTCAGTGAACCACAGAGGTATGCAGGGGTGGAGGGGGAGCGTGGGGTGCAGCAGGGGAGATGACGGGAGTTCGAGGATTAAAAGGCCGGGCTGAGCCGGCTCGGAGagtggcactgggagcgagcactgccgCACTGAGGGTCCGTGGGAAGCTGCGTTGTTACAGTAACTGGGGGCAGAGGGTATCTCTACCAGCACCGGATGTAACACAGAAATATCTCATTGACATAAAGCGGCTTCATTTGGCTTTCCATTGGCTGGTAATGTCGCCAGCCACAGGAAGTGTGAATTACCCAGCAGACATTTTCCCCTTTATTTTCTGCCTCTTCTCCTCATTCGGGTTTCGATTCCACAggcaccaactctcactggggtacagtcccacacacactgactctcactggggtacacccacacacactgactctcactggggtacacccacacacactgactctcactggggtacagtaccacacacactgaccctcactggggtacagtcccacacacactgaccctcactggggtacagtcccacacacactgactctcactggggtacagtcccacacacactgactctcactagggtacagttccacacacactgactctcactggggtacagtcccacacacactgactctcactggggtacagtaccacacacactgaccctcactggggtacagtcccacacacactgactctcactggggtacagtaccacacacactgaccctcactggggtacagtcccacacacactgactctcactggggtacagtcccacacacactgactctcactggggtacagtcccacacacactgactctcactggggtacagtcccacacacactgactctcactggggtacagtcccacacacactgactctcactagggtacagttccacacacactgaccctcactggggtacagtcccacacacactgactctcactggggtacagtcccacacacactgactctcactggggtacagtcccacacacactgactctcactggggtacagtcccacacacactgactctcactggggtacagtcccacacacactgactctcactggggtacgggacacacacactgactctcactggggtacagtcccacacacactgactctcactggggtacagtcccacacacactgtctctcactggggtacagtcccacacacactgactctcactggggtactgtccatgATATGGTTCTTGAACCCATGGCCTACTGCCTCTGAGGTGAGAGTGCGGCCACAGCTGGGGCATGTTGGATTTTTGGCTCTGCAATGTTCAGATTCACAAACCCTGAGTGTGAAGCAGAAAGAGACTGCGTTCTGGGCTGGAGCGAGCTGTGTGTCTGCTCAGGAAACCAGCCTGGAGCCGACACCCCTGGTCCCAGCACGTTACACAGTGCACTCTCCCCGAGACCGTTTAGTGGCAGGGCGCTGCTTATAACTAGGTAAATGAATGTCCTGTTCTCAGGGACTCCAACGTGCTGCCACTCTGCATTATAATTTGAAGCCACGTCACATTAATATCAGCAGATGCCTGCTGCTTCCCAACCTGTTGACTAGAAATAGCTTTAGTACTGGGGCTGCAAAGTGTGGGCGATGGCTATCGAAGGGCCTGACACCATCCAGTTTGCTGTGCTGTTAGAGCtcgctcacacgcactcacacgcactcacgcaaaAGTGCACACGCTCTCACGCACAGacgacacacgcacactcacgcacacgcaGTCATACAGACATACACATGcttacacactcacatgcacttgcacacacacacaatgatatgTACACGCACAAGCACACATACAACCtcgcacatgcacacacattcGCAATGCAAGCACATACTCGGCTAGACCTTTCCTGTATGTGGCTCCACAGTAACGAGAGACAGTGAGGTCTGTGTGCAGCAGTTTGCTGGGGTGGATGGGGCCTTCTCTACATTCCTGCAGTGCTGTGAGAAAGCTGAGGAGTTGTGTGTGTGGTTAGCAGTGAGCGGCCTGAGGTGAGGCAGCTTGCTGACCCGACCACAGAACTGTACAGACAAGGCCACGTCTGTCCGTGCTCTGCTCCCTCACAGGCTCCTCTCTAAAAGCTTTCCTTCTGAAGCTTTCCGTCCCATTCCATTCAAATCCCGGCTGCTCGGCTTTAAACATGAAGAAAGACGCAAAATCTTAAGCATCTACTCCTGCCGTGAGACACAGTAGCTCTAATCAATGACGCTGACTCTGGCCTGGTCCCCAGGGAGGTCccggtgtctggggggggggggagggtcccgGTGTCTGGGGGAGGAGGGTCCCGGTGTCTGAGGGGGGGAAGGTCCCGGTGTCTGGGGGGGTGGAGGGTCTGGGTGACCGGGGGAGGGGCCAGGTTACCGGGGGAGGGGCCAGTTCACAGTGttgggggagtgtttgatgggactgtgtagagggagctttactctgtatctaaccccctgtacctgccctgggagtgtttgatgggacagtgtagagggagctttactctgtatctaaccccctgtacctgccctgggagtgtttgatgggacagtgtagagggagctttactctgtatctaaccccctgtacctgccctgggagtgtttgatggggcagtgtagagggagctttactctgtatctaaccccctgtacctgccctgggagtgtttgatgggacagcgtcgagggagtgtttgatgggacactagaTGATAAATTATTCATAACTGATGTTCCTTGCCGTGATGCGCAGAAATGAATATTGTAAGATAACGTGTGCTGTGTGTTTGCTGTTGCCTCTATGCAGACGCTGTACACAGTCCTGCCCGGATTGTTAGACAGCAACCCGTTTGCAGCCGAGAGAACAGAGCTCATCGTCCCACAAGGGGTTAAGAACGTCTTGGTCATCTTCGAGGGAACACTGAGCCTGTTGAAGCAGTATCAAGTCCACTCGGAGATTACCTCCCAGCTCTTTACTTATCTCTTCTTCTTCACCAATGCGTCGCTCTTCAATGCCCTCATGGAACGAGGTGAGCATGGCTGAGTATCTCTGCATCCCAAACCTGCAACATATCGATCCCAGCCTGTGAGTGAACCCGGGgtatctgtatataaaccccccccccccccgagcccctcgattataCCCA
Protein-coding regions in this window:
- the LOC139250106 gene encoding ras-interacting protein 1-like yields the protein MWEKTKELAAKQKEHASEEAPAIGLTELIPGLRPLVYWMANSIELLHFIQHEVPTLLAWEQHKDQYGCHADQLSATKVASEEAMTVLEEVIMFTFQQSVYYLTKTLYTVLPGLLDSNPFAAERTELIVPQGVKNVLVIFEGTLSLLKQYQVHSEITSQLFTYLFFFTNASLFNALMERGSGGGFYHWSKGVQIRANLDLLLDCIQGMGLGDQATEFFLKLSTAVNLLATPKANLLQVNRSL